AGAAATATCTCTAAGGATGCTGACGTTTTTAAACATcttttaataacaataatatttaACAGACCTAAGTTAATGTGTAGGTCCTGAGGAATCTTTTGACAGGATCctttaacatgtatataaagacaCGGTAATATTTACTTGTAATCCAAAATGACAAACGTCCGTTTGGTGTTCCAGAATTACCAATTAGTTTCAAGTCGTATTGAACCTGGTTAAATGGCCATTATGATTTAATTGCAGTTTTAATTGAGTATTCTCCATAAAAACACGTTTAAAGGAATTGTCAGATTATCGGTATAGGAAAGGAAATTGTATgtgcaaataaataaaaatggatTCAGAACGGATCCCTGGGGAAACCCGGTACGATATGGCGGAGTGTTAAAATGAGATTCTAACCATAGAAATCTGTTCCACGTTTTCAGTAATTCGGTAATTTCAATTCATAATCAACAAGAATAAATTCACATCAATTTGTCATTGTCGACGGACTTTCCCATTATATATCATTTCCATTAAAGCTGATTGACAGCAgtgatttatttcaaaacaagcCACAACATTCATCTGTAGTGAGATTGATAACAAAGAACATGAAGCGTATAACTTCAATTCTTCACCAACATCTTTCGAAACCATGACATTTTAAACCGTACATGTTGGACACGTGAATGCTGCTATAAAATCATAATCAGCAGTAAAGGTCCGGCTCATCTGAAGATACTGTTGTGTTCATTACTAAGGACGATATTTCTGATTGGTGGTCTGATGTGATCGCCCGTCTTGGGCAGTATCTTTGTGGTTTATATTCGACCTACTCTTTGATATATCGAGACCATATGAACACTATAGAATGACAGATATTTACAGTGCTACACTTTTCACATTGTATCATAGGTACCGGTGTAGTATGGTATTTCATGGAGAAAGGAATCCCTTATGGTAAAGTGAAGTCATcttataatttgttttcaatttagTTTTCTTCACTTATTTTTTATCAGTTAGcttaattatttctttaaacatgataaaacaaaaaatcaggGTTGGACGGGGTGCGGCCATGgtaaaatgaaacatttcacTGTTTTCTTAGTACTTGGTAATCTTTTTTTTCCGCGAAATATCTTTCAGATTACCATGTTTCGTCCCTCAAAACACCACAAAATATGTCAGGGGTCAGGATTTTTTTAGCGGTATTTTCTTACTAACTGGCCTGTTTTCATCAAATACTTTTACATTACCATGTTTCATTACTTTAAACACAATAACACCAAAAATATGTCTTGGATCAGTGACCACAGTGTTTTATTTCGCTGTCGTTGTCTTTAAAGGAATAAATCAAGGTAATGTAAAAGTATTTGATGAAAAACTTGAAAGAGGAACGCAATTATTACTGAATGGAACATAAATAAtataagaaagaaaaagaaaaagaaaacgaaATCATCGCTGAATCTAGCCCTATCTTGGAGAAGAATTTATTCAAGCTTTGGACAAAAGCATACTTACAAAGCACCATTTGGACCGATCGTGTTCGCCATCAAAGATCCGACGCCGATGACGAACGGACACAGAACAACAGTAACAAGCAATCTCCAGTCGTATTTCCCTAACGAGATATTCTTGTGTAAAAACATCATGCTAAATATGTTAACAGCTATAAACAAGACGAGGAAGACTTGTGCGAATCCCAGTTCGATCGTCATGAAGGCGTGAAATCGACAGATCTCCATCGGATGTACATGGTTCCTGGTGGCGACCATCTGGATGTGTTCAGCAGCATGTATAACGTTAAAGGTAGCATCACACGTGCCCATGTAAACCACGAGTCGCTCACTTTTCGTCCTTTTGAAAAAGTTTTTCGATATCTGGTTTTTTAAAGAAAGTCCTATGACAATTGTTGCGCACGTGAAGCTTGCACACATGGACAATAGAGCGGTAACATGAATGACGTAAAACTGACCAGTGTCAAGTCCAAGTGGTGGTTCGTCATAGCCACTTTTCATACTGGAAGTGGTCAGTATATCATTTACAATAAGTCGTCACCCGTGTGTACAATACTTTGATACATAACTTTACTTCCACAAATCTAACTTAGCGGTATCTAAGTGAGTCTGAGTCCTCTGTGAACGCAACTTCTTGCTGTGGCGTTATATCTAGAAAAATACTCTTCATGAATTATTGATCTGGGCATGCGTGTAGAAACTGTTTTATTATTACATATGCATCATATGGTTCGGGTGACTATGGCTACTGGAGATTTAAATAAACGCAATGGGCTATAGCTTTGTatgatatttagatatattaaagattgtccctttgattttttcaaaatggtttaaagtgaaagaaaaataattacCAGTTGAATTTTATGATGATTCCTCCCCACAAGACATATTAATAACTTAACAGTATAGCCTTtcgaaaaaaatacatatttgacCAGATGAAAATACCTTTCATTAAAGAGATTATGCTTTCGCACTCGATAGTCTCTAAATCActgtaattaattaatgtattttctGAGTAATAACATTCACAATGGGGACATGCTGATCACGATGTTCCACGTACATGTGTATTTACATTATGTCTGGTTACATCAGGGACGTACCTGGTGTACTGCCCTGATTAGTTCGCCCATACATTGGATATCAAAACATCAAGATAATAAATAGATAAGTCGATCACGATATTTCATCAAGTAATCGTCATGTTCACTTCATCATAAATTAATCAATCTTTATTCCTAGTTGTGTtcagataaaacaataaaaatataactaCAATTGTATTTAGTTCTTGGTCTGGTTGTTAAATAAAATGAACCAAAGAGCATTGGTTTTAAACTGATTAAATGGTATTTATAGAGATGGGTTCCCCAGTTGGGTGTAACTGTACCCGCGGTTGGCCATATCTACATGTAGTCTGTTACAATTTAAACTATTTAGTACTTGTTGGaggtttaatgttttgttttaacgtAGTGACAGTTACATTCGAGACAAGGGAAGCGTGAAAGGGAATGAATATTAATTTCTCGAAATCTACAATCAATGGTTCTTTCCTATATGGCTCGACACGAAATGATAGATTCGTGAAATGTGTAAATATCAAGATGAATTTAAAGTCAACCCTTTGAATAGTGTATACTAATACCCTAggcaaaatacatgtagatcagATTTCTTCTTAACAGCGCTTTTCATACATCTATTTTGAGCATGACAATGTAGAATCGATAAATGACCCGCACACTTATGGTAATGTCATTCAGAGGAAGATATACGGAAGTAGTTAAATATTCCCTACTTAAGCTTGTATTAGTCGTCATAAAAAGGTCAATGTCTAGGTTAAAAAGCATCATAGAGTTTTAAATACATCAGCGTGTCTTTGAAGGTACACTCACtcgttttattgatttaatgaTTCGGAGAGacacatattttgttattaacttGATAACATTGACAATAATATCGTATTGATAACACAGAATGGGCATGATGAAGTGTTCCACAAGTTATCTGGTTAGCGTCCTTTGACGTGAATTAACTACACATTAATTGGGTATCGAGTATGAATGTTAAACTTCATGGGTATTTTACCTGTGCATTTATCCTTCTTTTCAATATCCAGGCCTTTATTAAAACTATTATCAATTGTTATGGTTTACACAATAGTTTTCAAATAATAGAATTTATGTTAAGAAAACCTTGATAGCTATACAAAAACCGAGATGTGATAAAAGaaacttttgtttttctgtatatcattaatggcATATCTCCCTGAAACTGCTAAAGTCTGAATCATACTTTTGTTCCAATATACAACGGACCCTGTTGCTTGAAGGGAAAATAAGCACGAATAATAAATGACAAAGCCAATACATTaagaaaaaacaacacatataCATCATCGATTTGTAGATTTTAATGTGATATCGTTAATCACTACTTAGTTATCCTGTTCACCTCCGATATCATAGTCAATGGAATAAAAACCATCGTCTCAATGTGAATCATTTTGGTACATAACCCATTCACTATAAACAACGTACGTACAGGTAAACACcatttatgatgatgattatcatTAAATGATCAAATACATATTGATAACATAGCTCTGGATCATCGGTACGAAAGACATATTTGAATAGTCATGTTCACCGGTTGATCTTTACTTGGTCTGGAATTAGACGAGTATTTCATTTTAGTGTTCTTGACGTACACTAATGATACCATTAAATTACGTTTGTATAGACGTACACTAATGATACCACGTAAATTACGTTTGTCTAGACGTACACTAATGATACCACGTAAATTACGTTTGTATAGACGTACACTAATGATACCACGTAAATTACGTTTGTCTAGACGTACACTAATGATACCACGTAAATTACGTTTGTATAGACGTACACTAATGATACCGCGTAAATTACGTTTGTATAGACGTACACTAATGATACCACGTAAATTACGTTTGTATAGACGTACACTAATGATACCACGTAAATTACGTTTGTATAGACGTACACTAATGATACCACGTAAATTACGTTTGTCTAGACGTACACTAATGATACCACGTAAATTACGTCTGTATAGACGTACATTAATGATACCACGTAAGTTACGTTTGTATAGACGTACACTAATGATACCACGTAAATTACGTTTGTATAGACGTACACTAATGATACCACGTCAATTACGTTTGTCTAGACGTACACTAATGATACCACGTAAATTACGTTTGTATAGACGTACACTAATGATACCACGTAAATTACGTTTGTATAGACGTACACTCATGAAACCACGTAGATAACGTTTGTATAGAcgtacattaacgataccacGTAAATTACGTTTGTCTACACGTACACTAATGATACCACGTAAATTACGTTTGTATAGACGTACACTAATGATACCACGTAAATTACGTTTGTCAGGGAATGTGTAGGTTTATCGTGCAAAAAACTGTAATTTGAGAGCATTTGTATATGAGGAATGGTATTTAGCAAAAAttgatcaataaataaataaattaattaaaacaagagatccatTTTAATCTCTCTTGTTACCTCTTTTGGGAGATGACCATAAAACGCGTGTTTttacgcacacacacacaccctagGATGAACACCCATTGAAAATAAACATAcctacgcggattcatacagtttgcaaacaaaatttgttcataccccgatgaaacttaatttttttttacatcaatgcttaattaaaaGAAATCTAGAgcacaatgtgacgtcatcagaataTGTGATCTTACTAATGATTCCTTCTAGGAATCACTTTATTGTTTACATTGCTACCTTGCTGAATATCAAGAATTCTACGACGTCTGCGAATGATCACAAAAACTATTCCGTTCCACACTCCACCGGCATTCGAAAAGAAAATATTGGCAATATAAAGTACAATAGGTCCTTCTCCAAAAGTTATCCATACACCATACACCGCCAAAGCCCACCACTGGACAAAGTAGGAAATTAGgaacaaaaacatgttattaGCGGCATTATGAGTCCATTTCCTGGATTGAGATGCACTACCCAGTGTTTGAGAAAGGCGTTTTGTTTCGGTCCTGATCCGGTACCAAGAAAGTCCATACAAAATAACGTTGTTTACCAATACAAGGCATAGTGGTATCGTCGTCAGATAGAAGTTTAACTGTCTAGCCGTCACTCCGTCAAAGAAACaactggaaataaaaaaaaacaagaggcccatggccTTTAACGGTCACCttcattatgaaataatttttagTTAATTTGACCGTATTTGGCCGCGCCAATCAGACTCTTGGAGAAATAGGGTCAACATGTGCGTACAACCCAACTGTCATCTTATGttatgaattccaatagaaatcaagcaaatcacaataaaaatgttatttccctataagCTGTAGCAACGTTTACCCCCTTCCCAGAGGTgaatgtgagaccccagggtgaTGAAATTCACGATACTGGTTAAGTACCTTAACACCTTTCCACCTAttaagagtatttgattctaccttatttgggtcttgagaagaagattttttttgaaatttcagttaatttgaccccttttgtacgatggccgatatcggaCGGGCAAAACAGtgtaaacatttcatttgaaGCATTTGGCTTTAAAGTATGACGTTAAGTAAAGCCAGAATATCCAGCCAGCGTAATGGAAGAATGGTATCACTCGAAACCGAAATATGTCTTGTTTGCCTCGTGCGAATGTGACAAAAGTTAATTGTTTTCTGGTATTTCTATCGGATGCAGTCAACGACCACAAGGCGATAAAACAAGATAAGAaagaatgttaattgatatttagaaGTAGTAGATAACTTTGTACACAAAAAGTGTACGTACAAATCCTGTGTCAAAAACctgttactagtaacacatttttgacacataaaatgtacgtacatttttcgttgacaaaaacgtactactagtaacactgttttgcccgtccgatatcggccatcgtactTTTGGCCCCGCAATACATAAATTGGTTGACCTAAAACATGGAAGGCTTCTgcaaaattttattgaaattggttCATTGGGTTTCTGAGAGGAAGTcgaaaaatgtaaattgtttacggacgcacgacagACAAGGCACGACggcggacaaaaggcgattagaataggtcacctgagacgtGTGACCTAAAAAAATTCCGGTAggaatcaaaaataaaatctttgatgaaaaaaatgataattcatttgtatttcttttatttttgcAGCATTGGTGGACCAgtttataagtttatatattaaaatactgCCGATAAGTCTCTTCGTGCTACTGCTATATCGCAGTCAGTTCAGTGTAGTGTGGGGCGTATATACTTCTGATAATTAAACTGTTATAACATTTGTCATCTGTTATCAGCAATATGACCTAGTCCGTGATTCCTATGATTCAAACACGTGCATACGACGTTTGGACGGACAGATGTCTAACATCTGGTGTTAGgaccaaagaaaacaaaataaagccttgttatatgtttttgtttttactttctTTCGTTTTTTAATCTTTTCACCCTTCGCAACATCAGTGGAAGCCTATCGCGTATAGTTTTTCTTCTCTCTGTTAGGCTTCATATTGTGCCAATTTGTTACAACTAATTTTGTGACGTATTTGACAGGATATTGCCACTTTGTACCAATTGATTTTGTTGTAACAAATTGGCACTCAAACAAACAAGGTTTAGCTTAAAAAATTACAACAAATTACGAAGGCAGTTAACCCTGACTGCGTATAACACCTGTTAATTACTAAAGTATCAAGATGACATTCTAATATGAAAAAGTTAGATATCATCAATGTTACAAATTTGGAACAAGCATTGCATGGTCAAAACCTTAAACAATGGAGGAATGTAATTACTGAAGTATCTGATATCAGTGAGGGACATGTTAAAACGGAAACGAATATTGATCAGTGCTGTAGTAAGCCCAGCACTATTGTAAAGTAATTGTCAATCTGTcctatttttgtttaatttgatatcattCTATGTTATCAGCTCATATCGGAATTTTTattcagtttatatatatatcaacaccCAATATTTATAACAATGGATAGACGTGTAGAGGAAAACAGTTTGGTAGGCCAAAAGGAGAAAAATAGTTTAGTAGGCCAAAAGGAGAAAAACAGTTTGGTAGgccaaaaggaaaaaaatagtTTAGTAGGCCAAAAGGAGAAAAACAGTTTGGTAGgccaaaaggaaaaaaaacagtTTGGTAGGCCAAAAGGAGAAAAACAGTTTGGTAGgccaaaaggaaaaaaatagtTTGGTAGGCCAAAAGGAGAAAAACAGTTTGGTAGgccaaaaggaaaaaaataatttggtAGGCCAAAAGGAGAAAAACAGTTTGGTAGGCCAAGAGGAACAAAACAGCTTGATTGGCCAAAAGGAGAAAAACAGTTTGGTAGGCCAAAAGGAGAAAAACAGTTTAGTAGGCCAAGAGGAACAAAACAGCTTGATTGGCCAAAAGGAGAAAAACAGTTTAGTAGGCCAAGAGGAACAAAACAGCTTGATTGGCCAAAAGGAGAAAAACAGTTTGGTAGGCCAAAAGGAGAAAAACAGTTTGGTAGGCCAAAAGGAGAAAAACAGTTTGGTAGGCCAAAAGGAGAAAAACAGTTTAGTAGGCCAAAAGGAGAAAAACAGTTTGGTAGGCCAAGAGGAGAAAAACAGCTTGATTGGCCAAAAGGAGAAAACCAGGTAGACATATAAATGAGGTAGACATACAAATAGATTTGTTGTTGTCAAAAGTCGATCaggaaaacataaaaaaaagatttgttGTTGTCAGTTGTTGATGAGGTAGACACATATATTGTTAATTGatttttgtcaataataaaTCAGGTAGACATATAAATCAGGTAGACATATAAATCAGGTAGACATATAAATCAGGTAGACACATATATTGTTAATTGatttttgtcaataataaaTCAGGTAGACATATAAAAGGATATGTTGTGTCAATAGTCGACCAATTCAggtaaacatataaatatagatttgttATTGTCAATATGATGCTTAAACAAAACCGTCTGCTCGTTATTTACTGAAATAGTTAGACaatgttacctgtatgtgtttgAAATCGATTTATCACAGTCATGCAAgtgccattttattttttaatttttttttttatttgagatCATGCTATGTTATCATTTGCTATTGACTGATGGCAGCAGACAACAGTTTGACAAAGGTTCCAAACAATTGGTAACCAAAACCAAccataatatacattataacacagaTATGTAATTTGTATATGAAATGACTTAAGAACGTCGTTACTTTATAGTTTCGTAGTAACTGAATTACCATTTCCCTACCATGGTAAGACGGCTCTGGTTTATGGCGGAAGGAGACATTTTGCAGACAAATACATCTAGCAGGAGAcgtgttgtgtatgtatgtggCTTATGTTACCGTTTTAATATGCCCAGTATAAGTTCTGATCCATACGAATACATACCATAGTCATTAATAAGTGTGAACTGATAATCTTTCTGTTAAAAAACAAGCCTACAGAAAAACAGTTTCCATTTAAGTTAGCAAAAACAGAACCATGTAGTCGTTCAGGAAGACATAATAGACATATAAATAGAATTGTTGTTAACGTAAGTTTTATTTCGTTTCTTTTGATAGAGCATATGACAACATGTTTATATCAACAAACAGAAACGGGATATGGAAACAAGCTTAAAAGCCTATACTTGTCCACTTCATTCAATTGCAATCTACATTATTGAGATGGACAGCAATAAACGAAAtctgagagagaaaaaaatatgtgatcatatataaactttactattATCTACTAGAAGGAGAGGATGTGCAGAGAGGAGGGGAAAGGTGAAAGTGCAATGAGCTTGCCAGCTTAATTATTAACAACATAAAATCTTTCATGATTATAATGATCTCcatttagagaaaaaaatataggGTACCAAATGATTCGTTAACTGAGGAAGTAATTTCCAAAGTGATGGAAGTAACGAACATAATATGTATGAAATCAAAAGCGTTTAGTAGCAATCATAAACTTTtgaatacatgtaaacaattccTTATTTTCTTCGAAAGAGAGATTTTCATCTCCAAATAGTAACATCCTTTCAGCTAAGTGATACCGATTGATCGGATTGAAGTATGGCGTGCGGAGATTAACGTATAGTGGGCATCGCAAAAGATAGTGGAAATTTGTTTCATTCGATAGTCTGTATAAACAGAGAGGACTATCAACGAAGCCTTTCGAGTAAAGGTGGAGCTACATTCCATTCTTAGTCTCGCATGGAGGATCTGACCTTGTCTGCTGCCAGAGGAGAATATAATGGTACTTTGGTGGAAGGTCCATGCAAGTGTTTCTTGAGTTTCGCAATGACAGATTCGGTTTAACATCAGACGGAAGAGAGTTCCAACATTTTAAGACAGAGGAAATAAATTGTCAATAATCGATCAGGTAGACATATTTacaaatttgtaataaaattcaTGAAGAATATTGAGGCATCAtcttatatttttaaattcttatATTCGAATGAATTACCTCCCTCTAGTGTATTGCCTTTAATTACAATTGGATATGATGGCAATATGTCCCGTAAACGGTCTGCTACCAGTACTTAAACATTACTGCCATATCTAATGGTTTGAGATGTCAAACTTTATCCTGAAGAACGACAACTCTGGGCgatggcttttttttttttttttttggtttttttggtgtttttttttcatcattaaaTTCTCTAGAATTACAAAGAAGGCAAAAAGAAACAATTCAATGACGAATCATCAGCTAAGAAAAGCACTCCTTTCATTCTATTCAGCTATTCCCAAATTTAAATGCCGAACATGGTATTGCACTTTAATAATATATTGTCCCAACTTATGCAAACTCATCAAAAAATACTTACAAAGTCCCATTTGGACCGATTTTGTCAGCCGCCAGAATACTGGCCCCGATGAGGAAGGGGGCAAGAATGATAAGGCCGAGCAGCTTCCAGTCATATTTCCCAAAGGATATATCCTTGTGTAAGAACATCATACAAAATATGTTGACAGCCACAAACAAGACGAGGAAGACTTGAGCGAATCCAAGTTCAAGTGTCATGAAACCATGAAACTTACATAGTTCTCGAGGAGAAACGTGGTTTTTTGTTATCAGCATTTGAATGTGTTC
This DNA window, taken from Pecten maximus chromosome 3, xPecMax1.1, whole genome shotgun sequence, encodes the following:
- the LOC117324307 gene encoding uncharacterized protein LOC117324307, with amino-acid sequence MRSGYDEPPKGLDSGQFYVIHIISLIAMGASFLCASIVMGVSIKQQKMKKFYDRTKSERLIVYAAACDATFNVIHSTEHIQMLITKNHVSPRELCKFHGFMTLELGFAQVFLVLFVAVNIFCMMFLHKDISFGKYDWKLLGLIILAPFLIGASILAADKIGPNGTFCFFDGVTARQLNFYLTTIPLCLVLVNNVILYGLSWYRIRTETKRLSQTLGSASQSRKWTHNAANNMFLFLISYFVQWWALAVYGVWITFGEGPIVLYIANIFFSNAGGVWNGIVFVIIRRRRRILDIQQGSNVNNKVIPRRNH